A single Lolium perenne isolate Kyuss_39 chromosome 6, Kyuss_2.0, whole genome shotgun sequence DNA region contains:
- the LOC127305186 gene encoding uncharacterized protein isoform X1: MQPAAMEIGQPAPAPPAMATGQQQPWEYSLRKYLLLLATIVATVTYAAGFNPPGGVWQEGFNDGGQLAGEPIIRHTHYHRYLVFFYCNAMAFAASLVVIVLILILAVRHDKEKEKKGTVWVLKDIMPLRLVMVLDLVSLVSAYAAGTCRDKLSTLYLAALVTTIFLYIVPLKLRDWWSLDSNSVFTSNLRREALKVMKAEERLRKVLMLLATFTVSVTYGAGMSTPGGFWDSIGDSHWPGDAILKDRHSLRLMVFLLCNTTSFLASLLITMLLIIDRKLHEKTPRSIVLYVCIVVALIGLIGAYAAGGCRKTDTTVYVVSLVGAVLAFILLHGFSYTSCSGTDKQADGNQQTDNNASAREALDKARSLVLLLATLAATITYSAGLNPPGGLWQDNSNGHMAGNPILVTTNARRYTVFFYCNSVAFVASLVAIILVQKELLVKHHVLEAAMIFDLFGLIGAYAAGSCRDVNHSIYAMALAGAVLVYVVIHVAFFTLDHKEKQDDNEDRLLEKRRKRLLLFAILAATITYQAGLTPPGGFLLQDDGLRHHAGDPVLLYNYPRRYHAFFYCNSVSFMSSIAIIILLVNPNLYRTAIRSNALSVCTAVGFFCLMGAYAAGSTQHLKTSIYIFVLVAVVIFFSAGLLLVFLVRELNRNGNPAAVQSIEQEPHKDEEERKEEEEQREEEEERKKHVRRKYLMLLGILVASVAYQAGLEPPGGTWQSSGNGYEAGNPVMHDNMRGRYLAFFYSNSISFVASIVVIIMLLPHWLPNKKKEECEEWSLRVMNKTIILDLFALLGAYAAGSSRAWTTSMYVAALTFAVLGYFAIHMTLSFLSHRRHRRPERQISRRLHERQNSRRLHERQNSQINHPV, from the exons ATGCAGCCGGCGGCGATGGAGATCGGCCAGCCAGCACCTGCGCCGCCGGCAATGGCGACAGGGCAGCAGCAGCCGTGGGAGTACAGCCTGCGGAAGTACCTCCTCCTGCTGGCCACCATTGTGGCCACCGTGACGTACGCCGCGGGCTTCAACCCGCCCGGGGGCGTCTGGCAGGAGGGCTTCAATGACGGTGGTCAGCTCGCCGGCGAACCCATCATCCGCCACACCCACTACCACCGCTACCTTGTCTTCTTCTACTGCAACGCCATGGCGTTCGCTGCGTCGCTCGTggtcattgtcctcatcctcatCCTCGCCGTCCGGCACgacaaggagaaggagaagaagggcaccGTCTGGGTTTTGAAGGACATCATGCCGCTGCGGCTTGTGATGGTGCTCGACCTGGTCAGCCTCGTTAGCGCTTACGCCGCTGGCACCTGCCGAGACAAGCTGTCAACCCTCTACTTGGCGGCTTTGGTGACCACCATCTTCCTCTACATCGTGCCTCTCAAACTGCGAGACTGGTGGTCTCTTGATAGCAACTCTGTCTTCACCTCCAACCTCCGGCGCGAGGCCCTGAAGGTGATGAAAGCCGAAGAACGGCTCCGCAAGGTACTGATGCTTCTGGCCACGTTTACGGTGAGCGTCACATACGGCGCCGGGATGAGCACGCCAGGCGGCTTCTGGGACAGCATTGGGGACAGCCACTGGCCGGGCGATGCAATCCTCAAGGACCGCCACAGCCTGCGTCTGATGGTGTTCTTACTCTGCAACACCACGTCGTTCTTGGCGTCCCTGCTCATCACCATGCTGCTCATCATTGACAGAAAGCTCCACGAGAAGACGCCCCGGTCTATCGTGCTCTATGTGTGCATCGTCGTCGCCCTGATCGGCCTCATTGGCGCCTACGCCGCTGGCGGCTGCAGGAAGACCGACACCACCGTATACGTGGTCAGCCTGGTTGGCGCTGTTCTGGCATTCATCCTACTCCATGGGTTCTCCTACACTTCTTGTTCCGGTACAGACAAACAAGCAGATGGAAATCAGCAGACTGATAATAATGCCAG TGCTAGGGAGGCTCTGGACAAGGCTCGCTCTCTTGTTCTACTGCTTGCCACTCTTGCCGCCACCATCACCTACTCAGCGGGGTTGAACCCGCCGGGTGGCCTTTGGCAGGACAACAGCAATGGGCACATGGCCGGCAACCCGATCCTTGTCACGACGAATGCTAGGCGGTACACTGTCTTCTTCTACTGCAACTCGGTTGCCTTCGTGGCCTCGTTAGTGGCCATCATCCTGGTCCAGAAGGAGCTTCTGGTCAAGCACCACGTGCTGGAGGCAGCCATGATATTCGACTTGTTTGGCCTCATCGGTGCGTATGCCGCCGGGAGCTGCCGGGACGTGAACCACTCCATCTATGCCATGGCCTTGGCAGGCGCCGTATTGGTCTACGTGGTGATCCATGTCGCCTTCTTCACGCTGGATCACAAGGAAAAACAAGATGATAACGAAGATCGGTTGCTTGAGAAGAGGCGCAAACGGTTGCTCCTCTTCGCAATCTTGGCAGCGACCATCACCTACCAAGCTGGCCTCACCCCTCCAGGCGGCTTCCTACTCCAGGACGATGGGCTCAGGCACCACGCCGGCGACCCGGTCCTCTTGTACAACTACCCACGCCGCTACCATGCCTTCTTCTACTGCAACTCGGTGAGCTTTATGTCGTCGATCGCCATCATCATCCTCCTGGTGAACCCCAATCTATACAGGACAGCCATACGAAGCAATGCACTATCTGTTTGTACGGCGGTGGGCTTCTTTTGTTTGATGGGGGCCTATGCCGCCGGAAGTACGCAGCACCTCAAGACATCCATCTACATCTTCGTGTTGGTGGCCGTGGTCATCTTCTTTTCAGCTGGGCTGCTGCTAGTATTTTTGGTGAGGGAGCTGAACAGAAATGGCAATCCAGCAGCTGTGCAATCAATAGAACAGGAGCCCCATAAGGACGAAGAAgaaaggaaggaagaagaagaacagagggaggaggaagaagaaaggaagaagcACGTGAGGCGCAAGTACCTGATGCTGCTAGGCATCTTGGTGGCGAGCGTAGCGTACCAGGCCGGCCTGGAACCGCCTGGTGGGACGTGGCAGAGCAGCGGCAACGGGTACGAGGCGGGCAATCCGGTGATGCATGACAATATGAGGGGCCGGTACCTTGCCTTCTTCTACAGCAACTCCATTTCGTTTGTTGCTTCCATCGTTGTCATCATCATGCTGCTACCGCACTGGCTGCCGaacaagaagaaagaagaatgTGAAGAGTGGTCACTGAGGGTGATGAACAAGACGATCATACTGGATTTGTTCGCCCTCCTAGGGGCCTATGCAGCCGGCTCTAGCAGGGCGTGGACGACATCTATGTATGTCGCTGCGCTCACCTTTGCGGTGCTGGGCTACTTTGCAATCCATATGACACTATCATTCCTTTCccatcgtcgccatcgtcgcccTGAGAGGCAGATCAGCCGTCGTCTCCATGAGAGGCAGAACAGTCGTCGTCTCCATGAGAGGCAGAACAGCCAAATAAATCATCCGGTGTGA
- the LOC127305186 gene encoding uncharacterized protein isoform X2 — MQPAAMEIGQPAPAPPAMATGQQQPWEYSLRKYLLLLATIVATVTYAAGFNPPGGVWQEGFNDGGQLAGEPIIRHTHYHRYLVFFYCNAMAFAASLVVIVLILILAVRHDKEKEKKGTVWVLKDIMPLRLVMVLDLVSLVSAYAAGTCRDKLSTLYLAALVTTIFLYIVPLKLRDWWSLDSNSVFTSNLRREALKVMKAEERLRKVLMLLATFTVSVTYGAGMSTPGGFWDSIGDSHWPGDAILKDRHSLRLMVFLLCNTTSFLASLLITMLLIIDRKLHEKTPRSIVLYVCIVVALIGLIGAYAAGGCRKTDTTVYVVSLVGAVLAFILLHGFSYTSCSGTDKQADGNQQTDNNARLLLSFSATELNSVSFSALNECSAREALDKARSLVLLLATLAATITYSAGLNPPGGLWQDNSNGHMAGNPILVTTNARRYTVFFYCNSVAFVASLVAIILVQKELLVKHHVLEAAMIFDLFGLIGAYAAGSCRDVNHSIYAMALAGAVLVYVVIHVAFFTLDHKEKQDDNEDRLLEKRRKRLLLFAILAATITYQAGLTPPGGFLLQDDGLRHHAGDPVLLYNYPRRYHAFFYCNSVSFMSSIAIIILLVNPNLYRTAIRSNALSVCTAVGFFCLMGAYAAGSTQHLKTSIYIFVLVAVVIFFSAGLLLVFLVRELNRNGNPAAVQSIEQEPHKDEEERKEEEEQREEEEERKKHVRRKYLMLLGILVASVAYQAGLEPPGGTWQSSGNGYEAGNPVMHDNMRGRYLAFFYSNSISFVASIVVIIMLLPHWLPNKKKEECEEWSLRVMNKTIILDLFALLGAYAAGSSRAWTTSMYVAALTFAVLGYFAIHMTLSFLSHRRHRRPERQISRRLHERQNSRRLHERQNSQINHPV; from the exons ATGCAGCCGGCGGCGATGGAGATCGGCCAGCCAGCACCTGCGCCGCCGGCAATGGCGACAGGGCAGCAGCAGCCGTGGGAGTACAGCCTGCGGAAGTACCTCCTCCTGCTGGCCACCATTGTGGCCACCGTGACGTACGCCGCGGGCTTCAACCCGCCCGGGGGCGTCTGGCAGGAGGGCTTCAATGACGGTGGTCAGCTCGCCGGCGAACCCATCATCCGCCACACCCACTACCACCGCTACCTTGTCTTCTTCTACTGCAACGCCATGGCGTTCGCTGCGTCGCTCGTggtcattgtcctcatcctcatCCTCGCCGTCCGGCACgacaaggagaaggagaagaagggcaccGTCTGGGTTTTGAAGGACATCATGCCGCTGCGGCTTGTGATGGTGCTCGACCTGGTCAGCCTCGTTAGCGCTTACGCCGCTGGCACCTGCCGAGACAAGCTGTCAACCCTCTACTTGGCGGCTTTGGTGACCACCATCTTCCTCTACATCGTGCCTCTCAAACTGCGAGACTGGTGGTCTCTTGATAGCAACTCTGTCTTCACCTCCAACCTCCGGCGCGAGGCCCTGAAGGTGATGAAAGCCGAAGAACGGCTCCGCAAGGTACTGATGCTTCTGGCCACGTTTACGGTGAGCGTCACATACGGCGCCGGGATGAGCACGCCAGGCGGCTTCTGGGACAGCATTGGGGACAGCCACTGGCCGGGCGATGCAATCCTCAAGGACCGCCACAGCCTGCGTCTGATGGTGTTCTTACTCTGCAACACCACGTCGTTCTTGGCGTCCCTGCTCATCACCATGCTGCTCATCATTGACAGAAAGCTCCACGAGAAGACGCCCCGGTCTATCGTGCTCTATGTGTGCATCGTCGTCGCCCTGATCGGCCTCATTGGCGCCTACGCCGCTGGCGGCTGCAGGAAGACCGACACCACCGTATACGTGGTCAGCCTGGTTGGCGCTGTTCTGGCATTCATCCTACTCCATGGGTTCTCCTACACTTCTTGTTCCGGTACAGACAAACAAGCAGATGGAAATCAGCAGACTGATAATAATGCCAG ACTGCTTCTTTCTTTCTCTGCAACTGAACTGAACTCTGTTTCTTTCTCTGCACTAAATGAATGCAGTGCTAGGGAGGCTCTGGACAAGGCTCGCTCTCTTGTTCTACTGCTTGCCACTCTTGCCGCCACCATCACCTACTCAGCGGGGTTGAACCCGCCGGGTGGCCTTTGGCAGGACAACAGCAATGGGCACATGGCCGGCAACCCGATCCTTGTCACGACGAATGCTAGGCGGTACACTGTCTTCTTCTACTGCAACTCGGTTGCCTTCGTGGCCTCGTTAGTGGCCATCATCCTGGTCCAGAAGGAGCTTCTGGTCAAGCACCACGTGCTGGAGGCAGCCATGATATTCGACTTGTTTGGCCTCATCGGTGCGTATGCCGCCGGGAGCTGCCGGGACGTGAACCACTCCATCTATGCCATGGCCTTGGCAGGCGCCGTATTGGTCTACGTGGTGATCCATGTCGCCTTCTTCACGCTGGATCACAAGGAAAAACAAGATGATAACGAAGATCGGTTGCTTGAGAAGAGGCGCAAACGGTTGCTCCTCTTCGCAATCTTGGCAGCGACCATCACCTACCAAGCTGGCCTCACCCCTCCAGGCGGCTTCCTACTCCAGGACGATGGGCTCAGGCACCACGCCGGCGACCCGGTCCTCTTGTACAACTACCCACGCCGCTACCATGCCTTCTTCTACTGCAACTCGGTGAGCTTTATGTCGTCGATCGCCATCATCATCCTCCTGGTGAACCCCAATCTATACAGGACAGCCATACGAAGCAATGCACTATCTGTTTGTACGGCGGTGGGCTTCTTTTGTTTGATGGGGGCCTATGCCGCCGGAAGTACGCAGCACCTCAAGACATCCATCTACATCTTCGTGTTGGTGGCCGTGGTCATCTTCTTTTCAGCTGGGCTGCTGCTAGTATTTTTGGTGAGGGAGCTGAACAGAAATGGCAATCCAGCAGCTGTGCAATCAATAGAACAGGAGCCCCATAAGGACGAAGAAgaaaggaaggaagaagaagaacagagggaggaggaagaagaaaggaagaagcACGTGAGGCGCAAGTACCTGATGCTGCTAGGCATCTTGGTGGCGAGCGTAGCGTACCAGGCCGGCCTGGAACCGCCTGGTGGGACGTGGCAGAGCAGCGGCAACGGGTACGAGGCGGGCAATCCGGTGATGCATGACAATATGAGGGGCCGGTACCTTGCCTTCTTCTACAGCAACTCCATTTCGTTTGTTGCTTCCATCGTTGTCATCATCATGCTGCTACCGCACTGGCTGCCGaacaagaagaaagaagaatgTGAAGAGTGGTCACTGAGGGTGATGAACAAGACGATCATACTGGATTTGTTCGCCCTCCTAGGGGCCTATGCAGCCGGCTCTAGCAGGGCGTGGACGACATCTATGTATGTCGCTGCGCTCACCTTTGCGGTGCTGGGCTACTTTGCAATCCATATGACACTATCATTCCTTTCccatcgtcgccatcgtcgcccTGAGAGGCAGATCAGCCGTCGTCTCCATGAGAGGCAGAACAGTCGTCGTCTCCATGAGAGGCAGAACAGCCAAATAAATCATCCGGTGTGA